The following are from one region of the Trichoderma breve strain T069 chromosome 5, whole genome shotgun sequence genome:
- a CDS encoding KH domain-containing protein, which yields MAEPAHPDIQSILAALASQRPPSSASTQTPPASAGAYPAPPGSAQPASYQPPPPGVAGFAPPGSALPAPASSGNVDLSALRPVNSGTMNFDDVISKARAYATEKGITPYDRPLVYGSEPRTSDRSFRRSRSRSPPRGGGDYHNGSSYRDDRRGAPQGREYRERSYSPPSRGRTFSPRGGAGAGRERSPLRGGDDNSETIQIESSLVGLIIGRQGENLRRIEADTNCRVQFLAATDGGPFRQCKITGPRARRAEVKTAINRIIEDSGMGALNRAQEKPRDPARGGAAALRDGEDHMQIMVPDRTVGLIIGRGGETIRDLQERSGCHINIVGESKSVNGLRPVNLIGSREAAARAKDFIMEIVDSDSRGDGPASGTKKPPSAARNEGPPREFSGGSDKINDAIYVPSDAVGMIIGKGGPGEVQREIALIGTRDSIARAKQAIDEKVEAVRQKSSGSGGPPGGRGRGPQDDRPSYSQQGPDSSTNQPPQSSSADGSDPYAQYGGYQNYVALWYQSLMYQQQQQGGQATPPSGGPPAGAPPPGAQ from the exons ATGGCCGAGCCTGCGCATCCTGATATCCagagcatcttggccgcGCTTG CTTCCCAAAGGCCTCCGTCGTCAGCCTCGACCCAGACGCCGCCCGCATCTGCTGGCGCATACCCAGCACCGCCTGGCAGCGCTCAGCCAGCGTCGTATCAACCCCCGCCCCCAGGCGTCGCGGGTTTTGCTCCTCCCGGCTCTGCCCTGCCCGCTCCCGCCTCCAGCGGCAATGTCGACCTGAGCGCTCTTCGACCCGTCAACTCGGGCACGATGAACTTTGACGACGTTATTTCCAAGGCGAGAGCGTATGCGACCGAGAAGGGCATTACGCCTTATGACCGCCCGCTCGTCTATGGCTCAGAACCCAGAACCTCTGACAGGTCCTTCCGCCGATCCAGATCACGATCTCCTcctcgcggcggcggcgactATCATAATGGCAGCTCATACCGAGACGATCGTCGTGGGGCTCCTCAGGGTCGAGAATATCGCGAGCGCTCCTACTCTCCCCCATCACGTGGACGCACCTTTTCCCCTCGTGGCGGCGCCGGTGCCGGCCGAGAAAGATCTCCTCTGagaggtggtgatgacaaCTCCGAGACGATTCAGATAGAGTCCAGTCTGGTTGGCCTTATCATCGGCCGCCAAGGAGAGAATTTGCGACGGATCGAAGCTGACACCAATTGCCGTGTCCAATTCTTGGCGGCTACCGATGGTGGTCCCTTCCGACAGTGCAAGATCACTGGTCCACGTGCTCGTCGTGCCGAAGTCAAGACAGCCATCAATCGCATCATCGAAGATAGTGGAATGGGAGCCCTTAACCGCGCCCAGGAAAAGCCTCGTGATCCTGCTCGAGGCGGAGCAGCGGCTTTGAGGGATGGCGAGGACCATATGCAAATCATGGTTCCGGATCGCACAGTCGGCCTCATCATCGGACGGGGAGGCGAGACTATCAGGGATCTACAGGAGCGATCTGGCTGCCACATCAACATTGTTGGGGAATCTAAGAGCGTCAACGGTCTGCGTCCCGTCAATCTCATTGGTAGTCGTGAGGCGGCCGCTCGGGCCAAAGATTTCATCATGGAAATTGTGGACAGCGACAGCCGGGGCGATGGTCCGGCCTCTGGCACCAAGAAGCCCCCCAGCGCTGCCCGCAACGAGGGACCGCCGAGGGAATTTTCCGGCGGTTCTGACAAAATCAATGATGCCATTTACGTCCCGTCAGATGCAGTAGGTATGATCATCGGCAAAGGGG GCCCTGGCGAAGTCCAGCGGGAGATTGCGCTCATTGGTACCCGAGATAGTATCGCTCGTGCTAAGCAAGCTATTGACGAGAAAGTAGAAGCAGTG CGACAGAAGAGCAGCGGTAGCGGTGGCCCCCCCGGCGGCCGAGGTCGCGGACCGCAGGATGATCGACCGAGCTACTCCCAGCAGGGTCCCGACTCGTCTACTAACCAACCTCCCCAGTCTTCTTCAGCCGATGGCTCAGATCCGTATGCCCAAT ATGGTGGCTATCAAAACTATGTCGCTCTCTGGTATCAATCCTTGAtgtaccagcagcagcaacaggggGGACAAGCGACACCTCCCTCCGGAGGCCCTCCTGCCGGTGCCCCTCCCCCCGGAGCCCAGTAA